From a single Sulfolobus sp. E5-1-F genomic region:
- a CDS encoding adenosylcobinamide amidohydrolase: MNPKVVRFNLGTDYITLTSALYPEGIIRVNQICSIFVDKSYCSNNPWSDVIDWCPYKSAVIFMTAARDYTFKETDWGKLFVSAGIGESGEDAGCTINIGVFVNKGLNVNGLVDLIRTVTEAKASALRDLGYNFTGTVSDAVAVGSLPGNEYFIGPGTELGKRIAFDIRKTIVELLSKS; this comes from the coding sequence ATGAACCCCAAAGTGGTTAGGTTTAACCTTGGGACAGATTATATAACTTTAACTTCAGCCTTATATCCGGAAGGAATAATTAGAGTTAATCAAATTTGTAGTATTTTCGTTGATAAGAGCTATTGTAGTAATAACCCTTGGAGTGACGTAATTGATTGGTGTCCTTATAAATCAGCGGTTATATTTATGACTGCTGCAAGGGATTACACTTTTAAAGAAACCGATTGGGGAAAACTCTTCGTAAGTGCCGGAATTGGTGAAAGTGGAGAAGACGCAGGTTGTACCATAAATATCGGGGTGTTCGTAAATAAGGGATTAAACGTAAATGGACTAGTAGATTTAATAAGGACAGTGACTGAAGCAAAGGCAAGTGCCTTAAGAGATTTGGGATATAACTTTACTGGAACAGTGAGCGATGCAGTAGCTGTTGGATCATTGCCGGGTAATGAATACTTTATAGGTCCAGGGACTGAACTTGGTAAGAGGATAGCATTTGATATTAGAAAGACTATTGTTGAATTACTATCTAAGAGTTAA
- a CDS encoding phenylacetate--CoA ligase family protein, with translation MSGVKKEYDIIHKELREQSFIRTDYPPNPSEILWNRKVMAMKREELDKIKTLRLKRIVKWAWENIEFYRKFWKAKNFEPEMIKDWRDVTKIPVLRKDEIRKDIQQNPPFGNIFHPELARYIRFVGATSGSTGLPTFQGWGALELDYFQEAQARYLWTFAEVKPNRVYANYLNMSGFYSWGPPVVETAMWRCGATAIAGGGETYFSWKNRHNLIFKLWKVDVFATTPWLHRLVGEEAVLEGWETPFKVLLLHGGAAAENTKKKLFKVHPNAELAISVWGTTDGHMAIEVPGLEGQLVIWENMEIFDVVDPKTDEPVAEGERGELIATLLNHFTMPLIRYSLGDYVKNEFLTDPDPKYGIIHMRFAEPVPGRVEWMFFVKGKLLLPIYVEDAINEIPDTTGMFNIFIYDNSMDKLKIRIETRKEQVDSNYDKQAREILASRIGINPDDIEIEWVKPGNTIWTGYKLQVFVD, from the coding sequence ATGAGTGGAGTTAAAAAAGAATATGACATAATCCATAAGGAGTTAAGGGAGCAGAGTTTTATTAGAACTGACTATCCACCAAATCCCTCTGAGATATTATGGAATAGAAAGGTAATGGCTATGAAAAGGGAGGAACTTGATAAGATTAAGACACTTAGGCTAAAGAGAATTGTGAAGTGGGCGTGGGAGAACATTGAATTCTATAGGAAGTTCTGGAAAGCTAAGAACTTCGAACCAGAAATGATAAAGGATTGGAGAGACGTAACTAAAATACCAGTTTTGAGAAAGGATGAAATTAGGAAGGATATACAACAAAATCCTCCGTTTGGAAACATATTTCATCCAGAATTAGCTAGGTACATAAGGTTTGTCGGAGCAACTTCCGGTTCAACTGGATTACCCACTTTTCAAGGTTGGGGAGCTTTAGAATTAGACTACTTCCAAGAGGCCCAGGCTAGATATTTGTGGACTTTCGCCGAAGTTAAGCCAAATAGAGTTTACGCTAACTACTTAAACATGAGTGGATTTTACAGCTGGGGTCCTCCAGTTGTTGAGACTGCAATGTGGAGATGTGGAGCAACTGCAATAGCAGGAGGTGGTGAGACTTACTTCTCATGGAAGAATAGGCACAACTTAATCTTCAAACTTTGGAAAGTTGACGTTTTTGCCACTACTCCTTGGCTACATAGGCTCGTGGGGGAGGAGGCTGTGTTAGAGGGATGGGAGACTCCATTTAAGGTTTTGTTGCTTCATGGTGGTGCAGCAGCTGAAAACACAAAGAAGAAACTGTTCAAGGTTCATCCGAATGCTGAATTGGCTATAAGTGTTTGGGGAACTACTGATGGGCATATGGCTATTGAGGTTCCGGGATTAGAAGGGCAATTAGTGATTTGGGAGAACATGGAAATATTCGACGTTGTAGATCCTAAGACTGATGAACCAGTTGCCGAGGGAGAGAGGGGTGAATTGATAGCTACCTTATTGAATCACTTTACCATGCCGTTAATTCGGTATAGTTTAGGAGATTACGTTAAGAACGAGTTCTTAACTGACCCAGATCCCAAATATGGCATAATCCATATGAGATTTGCTGAGCCAGTACCCGGTAGAGTGGAGTGGATGTTCTTCGTTAAAGGAAAATTATTGTTGCCAATTTACGTTGAGGATGCTATAAATGAGATTCCAGATACTACTGGAATGTTTAACATTTTCATCTATGATAATAGTATGGATAAATTAAAGATTAGAATAGAGACTAGGAAGGAACAAGTTGATTCAAATTACGATAAGCAAGCTAGGGAAATATTAGCTAGTAGGATTGGAATTAATCCAGACGACATTGAAATAGAGTGGGTAAAGCCTGGAAATACAATATGGACTGGTTATAAGTTACAAGTATTTGTAGACTAA
- a CDS encoding amidohydrolase family protein: MIIVETKDGKKEEIPIIDYHVHVWKANEENWLRPELAKGWIDCFYDYHKSLSPEDYLMDYNTFKYYGSNRMIEDVFINGYVDIAITQPQYLQYFYREPFGNTEEFGKLALSNPHRFVIGTRWDPRDGEEGKKKLEEDVRRYRVKPWQMRHVKLYTAEWKDVNGKLSRGWRLDSKEAFDFIEFSKGLGIDILVAHKGPTVWPLDKDAFDITDVDAAASSFPEIKFVVTHIGLPRLDDFVWTAVQDKNIYAGLAVASAFIHKRPRYFAQIMAELLFWLGPDRILMGSDYAIWNPKWILEEFMKFELPQDVEKEYGVELTLEVKKKILFENASKLWGISLPPKDDEIGKRAKPLIVKV, encoded by the coding sequence TTGATTATAGTTGAGACAAAGGATGGAAAAAAGGAGGAAATTCCGATAATCGACTACCACGTACACGTTTGGAAGGCTAATGAGGAAAATTGGCTAAGACCAGAACTTGCCAAGGGTTGGATTGATTGTTTCTACGACTATCATAAATCCCTAAGTCCGGAGGATTACCTCATGGACTATAACACTTTCAAATATTACGGTTCAAATAGAATGATCGAGGATGTTTTCATTAACGGTTATGTTGATATTGCTATAACTCAACCGCAATATTTACAATACTTCTATCGTGAACCTTTTGGAAATACCGAGGAGTTTGGTAAACTAGCTTTGAGTAACCCTCATAGGTTTGTTATAGGAACAAGATGGGATCCTAGAGATGGTGAGGAAGGGAAGAAAAAATTGGAGGAAGATGTTAGAAGATACAGGGTTAAGCCCTGGCAGATGAGACATGTTAAGCTGTATACTGCGGAGTGGAAGGACGTCAACGGTAAGCTGTCAAGGGGATGGAGACTAGACTCTAAGGAAGCATTTGATTTCATAGAATTCAGTAAAGGTTTAGGGATAGATATTTTAGTAGCCCATAAGGGACCAACTGTATGGCCATTGGATAAGGACGCATTTGACATAACTGACGTTGATGCTGCAGCGTCTTCTTTCCCAGAAATTAAGTTCGTAGTCACGCATATAGGATTACCTAGATTAGACGATTTCGTGTGGACTGCAGTTCAAGATAAGAACATTTACGCAGGATTAGCTGTAGCTTCTGCCTTCATACATAAGAGACCTAGGTATTTCGCTCAAATAATGGCTGAATTGCTATTTTGGTTAGGTCCGGATAGGATTTTGATGGGTTCAGATTACGCAATTTGGAATCCAAAATGGATATTGGAGGAGTTCATGAAATTTGAATTACCTCAAGATGTGGAGAAGGAATACGGTGTGGAGCTAACGTTAGAGGTAAAGAAGAAGATCCTATTTGAAAATGCATCTAAATTATGGGGCATTTCCCTACCTCCTAAAGATGACGAGATTGGTAAGAGAGCTAAACCACTTATAGTAAAGGTGTGA